A region from the uncultured Sunxiuqinia sp. genome encodes:
- a CDS encoding tetratricopeptide repeat protein codes for MKNIKTFFTLCLLLSAYNSFAQKGVTADSIIRYTQELDNYNLQIEVLQKKIKEIYIAKFDEALRLAHFGYNLALQQNDSINSGDFLRSIGGAYGKKGNIDSASVYYFKALKVLEPTRDSENLGLLYDDMARLYRKLEQPQRALNYYDKALKLYEESNNLEGIARINNESGVIFRDAGDYKTANERFEKSLRIQRARKDSVGIGYALEFLGYNQLLISDYKKAEDYLLQALSIRQKVGEEFAIMLNYTALGELYKQAKQLNKSIVFFERSNTLAQEIDFLDIQTYNYRQIMDNYESLGNYKLAYENLKVFNLLNDSLYTVQKIKDVEEITTRYETAQKEKQIMEQRAQIAEHQLSLKNRKLEIIGLSSLVIIIALFGYLLYKQQALQNIKQQKDSELKLALEKIESQNRLQEQRLAISRDLHDNIGAQLTFIVSAIETIKYVMPDKNDQFTSRMNNIGSFAKETIQELRDTIWAMNKSGVSISDLQSRIANFIGKAKQLCPNIEILIVQDETLSETIRFTSLQGLNIFRIIQEAINNALKYADANQIKIQMSTVETGVNFLVEDDGKGFVENEVDPGNGLLNMRKRAQELGGELMLISEPGIKTSVSFNVIKT; via the coding sequence ATGAAAAATATAAAAACGTTTTTTACTCTATGCCTTTTACTAAGTGCATATAATTCTTTTGCACAAAAAGGCGTTACGGCTGATAGTATTATAAGATATACGCAAGAGCTGGATAATTACAATTTGCAGATTGAAGTACTTCAGAAAAAGATAAAAGAAATTTATATTGCAAAATTTGATGAGGCGCTTCGGTTAGCACATTTTGGGTACAACCTGGCCTTACAACAAAATGATAGCATAAACTCAGGCGATTTTTTGCGAAGCATAGGCGGGGCTTATGGTAAAAAAGGAAATATTGACAGTGCTTCGGTTTACTATTTCAAGGCTTTAAAGGTGCTTGAACCCACCCGAGACAGTGAAAATCTGGGCTTACTATACGACGACATGGCTCGACTTTACCGTAAACTTGAGCAGCCCCAAAGAGCTCTAAATTATTACGACAAAGCATTAAAACTTTATGAAGAATCCAATAACCTCGAAGGCATAGCCCGAATCAACAACGAGAGCGGTGTAATTTTTCGCGATGCGGGAGATTATAAAACTGCCAACGAGCGCTTCGAAAAATCGCTACGTATTCAGCGAGCCAGAAAAGACTCCGTAGGAATTGGCTATGCTCTTGAATTTCTGGGCTACAACCAACTGCTTATTAGTGATTATAAAAAAGCGGAGGACTACCTTCTGCAAGCATTATCTATCAGGCAAAAGGTAGGCGAGGAGTTTGCCATCATGCTGAACTATACTGCTTTGGGAGAGCTATACAAACAGGCAAAGCAGCTTAACAAGTCAATTGTTTTTTTTGAGCGTAGTAATACTTTAGCTCAAGAAATTGATTTCCTCGATATTCAGACCTACAATTACCGACAAATAATGGATAATTATGAAAGTCTTGGGAATTACAAACTGGCCTATGAAAACTTAAAAGTCTTTAATTTGCTGAATGATAGTTTGTACACCGTACAAAAAATAAAAGATGTTGAAGAAATAACAACACGCTACGAGACCGCACAAAAAGAAAAACAAATAATGGAGCAGCGGGCACAAATTGCAGAGCATCAATTAAGTTTAAAAAACCGAAAACTGGAAATCATCGGTTTATCGTCGCTGGTTATCATTATTGCCCTGTTTGGTTATCTGCTGTATAAACAACAAGCCCTGCAAAATATAAAACAACAAAAAGACAGTGAGCTCAAGCTGGCACTGGAAAAGATTGAGAGCCAAAACCGGCTGCAGGAACAAAGATTGGCCATATCGCGTGACTTACACGACAATATTGGGGCACAATTAACATTTATTGTTTCGGCAATTGAGACGATCAAATATGTTATGCCCGATAAAAATGACCAGTTTACAAGCCGGATGAATAACATCGGTTCCTTTGCAAAAGAAACCATTCAGGAACTTCGCGATACCATTTGGGCAATGAATAAATCGGGGGTTAGCATAAGCGACCTGCAATCGCGTATTGCCAACTTTATTGGAAAGGCCAAACAATTGTGCCCCAACATTGAGATATTGATTGTACAAGACGAGACACTTTCTGAAACCATCCGATTCACGTCTTTACAAGGACTAAATATCTTTCGCATCATCCAGGAAGCTATTAACAATGCTCTAAAATATGCTGATGCCAATCAGATAAAAATTCAAATGAGTACAGTAGAAACCGGGGTTAATTTTTTGGTTGAAGATGACGGAAAAGGTTTTGTTGAAAATGAAGTGGATCCAGGTAACGGGTTACTAAATATGCGCAAAAGAGCTCAGGAACTTGGCGGAGAACTAATGCTTATTTCTGAACCCGGAATCAAAACAAGTGTTTCATTTAATGTGATTAAAACCTAA
- a CDS encoding response regulator transcription factor encodes MNTRIAIVDDNNFLIKSVKDKLSFYSDISIAFTANEGYQCLERLSHDMRIKLILMDIEMPRLNGIEATAQIKQKYPQIKIIMLTVFDDDENIFKAIQSGADGYLLKETSSPELYSAILQTLDGGAAMTPSIASKTLNLLRSPLLLAHSEAEESVKLTGRELEVLEQLAVGLPYTSIAENLIISPSTVRRHIENIYKKLQVHSKIEAIELAKRKRII; translated from the coding sequence ATGAACACGCGAATAGCAATTGTAGACGACAATAACTTTTTGATAAAGAGTGTAAAAGATAAGCTTTCGTTTTATAGCGATATTTCCATAGCATTTACGGCTAACGAAGGTTATCAGTGCCTTGAAAGATTAAGCCACGATATGCGGATAAAACTTATTTTGATGGATATTGAAATGCCTCGTTTAAACGGCATTGAAGCTACTGCACAAATAAAACAGAAATACCCTCAAATCAAGATTATTATGCTCACAGTTTTTGATGATGATGAAAATATTTTTAAAGCCATTCAGTCGGGGGCTGATGGTTACCTGTTAAAAGAAACCTCATCACCCGAACTTTACAGTGCCATTTTACAAACGCTTGACGGTGGCGCAGCAATGACTCCTTCGATTGCATCAAAAACCCTGAATTTGTTGCGCAGTCCCTTGCTCTTAGCACACTCTGAAGCAGAAGAAAGCGTGAAACTAACCGGACGGGAGTTGGAGGTACTGGAGCAATTAGCGGTTGGCCTCCCGTATACATCAATAGCCGAAAACCTTATTATATCACCCTCCACTGTGCGCCGGCACATCGAAAATATATACAAAAAACTACAGGTCCACTCCAAGATTGAAGCGATAGAACTGGCCAAAAGAAAGCGGATTATTTAA
- a CDS encoding SusD/RagB family nutrient-binding outer membrane lipoprotein: protein MKYNLSYIAIILVTSLLFFTACSDKYMEDMNTDPSKAATVDPNAQLTTAQLQTYGDLGMVEIYRNYLYAFNQHLMGCWNTTNFGGRHTQDNSEMSRVWTSFYPKAIKDITDAESRTANDSLKVNVNSALRIYKVYLMSVITDIYGDVPYSEAGKGFLEGKFNPRYDTQEEIYNDFFLELSSAVASFDASKDRITGDVIYKGDIAEWKKLGNSLRLRFAMRISDVAPQKAQEEFEKALQADGGILENASDDALIKYMNISFSFGQEAYSDYRGNALSQLLFGNDPANNPSYLCSTFYNQLYDTDDPRTFRIARFYYDGLMSSTSPDNRIDLTDEIIAKGVETHPRDPGAFSWEPWPTGYDSDILKELAKTNPSVTPSVARETEPKLANNFLRGDNPGVVITSAEVKFLLAEAKLKGWNVGGTSVNDLYIQGVREAMDFLTDNYNCEAVSDEEFNTFIPNINIGYTNEQKKKAINTQAWILHLTNPAECWANVRRSGYPALKSPADYGFGQFLTGGNEIPVRLSYPVLESSYNKASYDDALTRMGGDDSWHTRVWWNKIITE, encoded by the coding sequence ATGAAATACAATCTATCTTATATTGCAATAATATTGGTGACCTCTTTGCTGTTCTTTACCGCTTGCAGTGATAAGTACATGGAAGATATGAACACCGACCCTTCGAAGGCTGCTACTGTTGACCCTAATGCCCAGCTTACTACTGCACAACTGCAAACGTACGGAGATCTGGGGATGGTCGAGATCTATCGCAACTATCTTTACGCATTCAATCAACATCTAATGGGATGTTGGAATACAACAAATTTTGGTGGACGCCACACACAAGATAATAGTGAGATGAGCCGTGTCTGGACATCGTTTTATCCAAAGGCCATCAAAGACATCACAGATGCAGAATCCCGGACTGCTAACGACTCCCTTAAAGTGAATGTTAATTCGGCCTTGCGTATATACAAAGTCTATCTCATGTCTGTTATCACGGACATTTACGGTGATGTCCCTTACAGCGAAGCGGGCAAGGGGTTTCTAGAAGGGAAGTTCAATCCCCGTTACGACACGCAGGAAGAAATATACAATGATTTCTTTCTGGAGTTAAGTAGTGCTGTTGCCAGCTTTGATGCCAGTAAAGATCGAATTACAGGCGATGTTATTTATAAAGGAGACATTGCAGAATGGAAGAAGTTAGGTAATTCTCTTCGTCTGCGCTTTGCTATGCGAATCTCCGATGTAGCACCGCAAAAAGCTCAGGAAGAGTTTGAAAAAGCACTACAAGCTGATGGCGGTATTCTGGAGAATGCCAGTGACGATGCACTTATCAAATACATGAATATTTCGTTCAGCTTTGGGCAGGAAGCTTATTCCGATTATCGGGGTAATGCCTTGTCGCAGTTACTCTTCGGTAATGACCCTGCCAATAATCCCAGCTACCTTTGTTCTACCTTTTATAATCAGCTTTATGATACCGACGACCCCCGTACTTTCAGGATCGCTCGCTTCTATTACGATGGGCTTATGAGTTCCACAAGTCCAGACAACCGTATTGACTTAACTGATGAGATCATCGCCAAAGGTGTTGAGACTCACCCGCGTGATCCGGGAGCTTTCTCTTGGGAACCGTGGCCTACTGGTTACGACAGCGATATCTTGAAAGAGCTTGCCAAAACCAATCCTTCAGTTACACCCAGTGTAGCTCGCGAAACCGAACCCAAACTGGCCAATAATTTTCTTAGAGGCGATAATCCCGGTGTCGTGATAACTTCGGCAGAAGTGAAGTTTTTGTTAGCAGAAGCCAAATTAAAAGGATGGAATGTTGGAGGTACCTCTGTTAACGACCTGTATATTCAAGGAGTACGGGAAGCTATGGATTTTCTGACTGATAATTATAATTGTGAAGCTGTATCCGACGAGGAATTTAATACGTTCATTCCGAATATTAACATAGGCTACACGAACGAGCAGAAAAAGAAAGCGATTAACACTCAAGCTTGGATTCTCCATCTCACCAATCCGGCCGAGTGCTGGGCCAACGTTCGCCGATCAGGCTATCCCGCGCTTAAATCTCCTGCCGATTACGGCTTCGGCCAGTTCCTAACCGGAGGTAATGAAATTCCGGTACGCCTTTCTTATCCGGTACTCGAATCATCATATAACAAAGCAAGTTATGATGACGCATTGACCCGAATGGGAGGTGATGATAGCTGGCACACACGCGTATGGTGGAATAAAATAATTACGGAATAA
- a CDS encoding SusC/RagA family TonB-linked outer membrane protein has product MKLKAYKRILFSGLLAACLFGSIFQMKAAGLNYSAIAQQELNVTGVVRDALGTIIGATVVEKGSLSNGTITNEEGKFSLSVHPGATLIISYIGYKTQEVAVSQAPLDIVLEQDNKMVEDVVVTALGIKRERKALGYNVAEVKGEAFTKAKETNVINSMAGRVPGLVVSQTAGGPSGSTRVLLRGSTEMTGNNQPLYVIDGIPLDNTNYGSAGTSGGFDLGDGISGINPDDIENMSVLKGPAASALYGSRASHGVILITTKKADGKKSFDVEYNGTLTFDTQLAKWNDIQQAYGMGSNGTYSIDAVSNTNKSWGAKADGSNSLKYFDGVERPYFIIPDNTSGFFRTGLTSSNTAIISSSSGNGGVRFTYSDMRNKDIVPETHMSRNIFNLRANTSMGKVDFDFSVNYTREDVKNRPALGDSKSNIGKNLMTLATTYDQRWLKTYQDASGEYANWNGMDPYNVNPYWDVYKNNNDSKKDQFRFSGKAIWNVNKHLKFQGTAGAELNWFVFEDYKAPTTPGFEAGRLQNSSFQNRMYNFELLALYNNSWGDFDFNGTLGGNVYKVDNKTTVTTAQDMQIRDVVALMSFNEISLEPSSYRKQINSVYGAANLGWKHMLYFDATLRGDQSSTLPTSNNIYVYPSFSGSFVFSELAQLKEIIPYGKLRMSWAQVGSDTDPYQLGLVYTKSKFTYPGYTIGYIDNNTIPNKDLKPTKTNSFEIGLDTKFLNNRVGVDFTYYTQTSKNQIMGMANSWTSGYNYRLINAGEIENKGIEVALNTRPIETKDFSWDLNLNFSKNSNKVKTLVDDMDMFELEKAAWLDVQVAAKVGEDFGSIVGPDFKYNQNGDVLIDPQTGLPQYDKSNHVLGNASWDWTGGATTTLTYKRLSLSAIFDIKVGADLYSMSARAAYESGKSKETLAGREGWYRSEEQRQAAGIAKGSSEWTPTGGYIAPGVIDNGDGTYRPNDIYINPEDYWMSVSRNAPSMFVFDNSYVKLRELTLSYNVPKSLLGNVVKGLNLSFVARNPFIIWKNIPNIDPDSNYNNTTGMGMEYGSLPSRRNYGFNVNVKF; this is encoded by the coding sequence ATGAAACTAAAAGCTTACAAACGCATTTTGTTTAGCGGACTACTAGCTGCCTGCCTATTCGGAAGCATATTCCAAATGAAAGCGGCAGGATTAAATTATTCCGCTATAGCACAACAAGAACTCAATGTTACTGGAGTGGTGAGGGATGCTCTTGGCACCATCATTGGAGCAACTGTTGTTGAGAAAGGAAGTCTTAGCAATGGAACCATAACCAATGAAGAAGGCAAATTCAGCCTAAGTGTCCATCCGGGAGCCACTCTTATCATTAGTTATATCGGCTATAAAACCCAGGAAGTAGCGGTCAGTCAGGCTCCGCTGGATATTGTTTTAGAACAAGACAATAAAATGGTTGAAGACGTGGTAGTTACTGCCTTGGGGATTAAGAGAGAACGCAAGGCACTGGGTTATAATGTGGCCGAAGTAAAGGGCGAGGCCTTTACAAAAGCCAAGGAAACCAATGTCATTAATTCAATGGCTGGCCGTGTACCTGGATTGGTAGTTAGTCAAACCGCCGGCGGGCCATCCGGATCTACCCGTGTTCTCTTGCGTGGTAGCACCGAAATGACCGGAAATAACCAGCCACTGTATGTAATCGATGGCATTCCACTCGACAATACCAATTATGGTAGTGCCGGTACTTCCGGAGGTTTCGACCTTGGCGACGGTATTTCAGGCATCAACCCCGATGATATCGAAAATATGTCGGTACTTAAAGGTCCTGCTGCTTCTGCTCTTTACGGTAGTCGTGCCAGCCATGGTGTCATCCTGATTACCACCAAAAAAGCAGACGGAAAGAAAAGCTTCGATGTGGAATACAACGGAACCCTTACTTTCGACACACAGCTTGCCAAATGGAACGACATACAACAGGCTTATGGTATGGGCAGCAACGGTACTTATAGCATTGATGCGGTGTCTAATACCAATAAAAGTTGGGGTGCGAAAGCTGACGGAAGCAACTCGCTGAAATACTTTGACGGGGTGGAGCGACCATACTTCATCATACCCGACAATACCTCTGGCTTTTTCCGCACAGGTCTTACTTCCAGCAATACTGCCATCATCAGCTCAAGCAGTGGTAATGGTGGGGTACGCTTCACTTATTCCGACATGCGTAACAAAGACATTGTTCCGGAAACCCATATGAGCCGTAACATCTTTAACCTGCGTGCCAATACTTCTATGGGGAAAGTGGATTTTGATTTCAGTGTTAACTATACGCGCGAAGATGTAAAAAATCGTCCTGCTTTAGGAGATAGCAAATCGAATATTGGTAAAAACCTGATGACTTTGGCCACCACTTACGATCAACGATGGCTAAAAACATACCAGGATGCAAGTGGCGAATACGCCAACTGGAATGGTATGGATCCCTACAATGTGAATCCTTATTGGGATGTCTATAAAAACAACAACGACTCAAAGAAAGATCAATTCCGATTCAGCGGAAAAGCTATTTGGAATGTTAATAAACACCTGAAGTTCCAGGGAACAGCGGGTGCCGAACTCAACTGGTTTGTTTTCGAAGACTATAAAGCTCCCACTACTCCCGGATTTGAAGCAGGACGCCTTCAAAACAGCTCATTTCAAAACCGGATGTATAATTTTGAGCTACTTGCTCTTTACAACAATAGCTGGGGAGACTTCGACTTTAATGGTACTCTCGGAGGGAATGTGTACAAGGTGGATAACAAAACCACTGTCACCACTGCTCAGGATATGCAAATTCGCGATGTAGTGGCATTGATGAGTTTTAATGAAATAAGCTTAGAGCCAAGTAGTTACCGCAAGCAAATTAACTCGGTTTACGGTGCAGCCAATTTGGGGTGGAAACACATGCTTTATTTTGATGCCACGCTGCGCGGAGACCAATCGTCGACTCTGCCTACCAGCAACAACATCTATGTCTATCCTTCTTTCTCTGGCAGTTTTGTGTTTTCCGAACTCGCTCAGTTAAAGGAAATCATACCTTACGGAAAGCTTCGTATGTCGTGGGCCCAGGTAGGTAGCGATACTGACCCTTACCAGTTAGGGCTGGTATATACTAAGTCTAAATTTACTTATCCCGGCTACACCATCGGCTATATCGACAACAACACAATTCCAAACAAGGATTTAAAACCTACAAAGACAAACTCTTTCGAGATAGGTTTGGATACAAAGTTTCTAAATAATCGGGTTGGCGTAGATTTTACCTACTATACGCAGACTAGTAAAAATCAGATTATGGGAATGGCCAACTCCTGGACATCTGGCTACAACTACCGACTGATTAATGCCGGCGAAATTGAGAATAAAGGTATAGAAGTAGCTCTTAATACACGTCCCATTGAGACGAAAGACTTTTCCTGGGATTTAAATCTGAACTTCTCGAAGAATAGCAACAAGGTAAAAACACTCGTCGACGATATGGATATGTTTGAATTGGAAAAAGCTGCATGGCTTGATGTTCAGGTAGCGGCCAAAGTGGGCGAGGATTTCGGTTCGATTGTAGGGCCAGACTTTAAATACAATCAAAATGGAGATGTCCTCATCGACCCGCAAACTGGTTTGCCTCAATATGATAAGAGCAATCATGTGCTGGGAAATGCATCCTGGGACTGGACCGGAGGTGCAACTACTACTTTAACTTACAAAAGACTTTCGCTTTCTGCCATCTTTGATATAAAAGTGGGAGCTGATCTTTACTCCATGTCTGCCCGTGCTGCTTATGAATCGGGAAAGAGCAAAGAAACACTTGCCGGACGTGAAGGATGGTACCGATCAGAGGAGCAACGTCAAGCTGCCGGAATTGCCAAAGGATCTTCCGAATGGACTCCAACTGGAGGGTATATTGCTCCCGGCGTAATCGATAATGGCGACGGCACTTATCGTCCCAATGACATTTACATCAATCCCGAGGATTACTGGATGAGTGTAAGCCGTAATGCGCCGTCGATGTTTGTATTTGATAACTCGTATGTGAAATTACGCGAACTAACGTTGAGTTACAATGTGCCGAAATCTCTGTTAGGAAACGTTGTAAAAGGTCTCAACCTCTCATTTGTTGCACGTAACCCATTTATTATATGGAAAAACATTCCGAACATCGATCCGGATTCCAATTATAACAACACAACTGGTATGGGTATGGAGTATGGCTCATTACCATCGCGCAGAAATTATGGGTTCAACGTAAATGTTAAATTCTAA